A genomic region of Desulfosarcina ovata subsp. ovata contains the following coding sequences:
- a CDS encoding pyridine nucleotide-disulfide oxidoreductase/dicluster-binding protein: MDQSELRQWENRCIQDEPAPCVAACPLHVDARTLIGHVADGNWTKALTVLNKTMPLAGILGRVCDAPCQAVCNRSKVGDAIRIADLERACVAHADRPQRVMPLPQKPIRVAVVGSGLSSLTVVWDLGRKGYAVTVFEAGETVGADLIREYSRRLSEEVVEAEKERLARLGVRFETGVNPDPEALMQSHAAVYVGLDTASADGWNIGREKSASFRFAGDTGRDGRFAGGDHASPVWRAASGRWCATSMDRWLQKVSMDAGREKEGPFETRLITRLEGVVPLPAVTMADPQRGFGDAEARAEADRCLQCECLECVKVCAYLEKFGGYPRTYVREIYNNESIVMGERKSNRLVNSCSLCGLCETVCPNDFAMQDICLAARQSMVEREKMPPSAHDFALRDMAFSQSPDFAMARHAPGTDNSCYLFFPGCQLCASAPGQVRRVYDHLRSELSGGVALMLGCCGAPAHWAGQQALFKEALEQWQTTWVSLGRPQPIVACSSCLQMFARHLPEVDAISLWEVFETAGIPGVMRPRIDAPLAIQDPCTTRDDPGVQDAVRQLLSWINVPIEPLDLERERTECCGFGGLMQNANPELAREVAEQRGRRSSRDYLAYCAMCRDNLAATGKRTWHLLDLIFPDPDLSDPAARPRPGWSCRRENRQRLKEELCRQVWGDAPNGSQAEPSLHIHLEPSVEALLDSRRILESDVQRVIRHAENDGERFFNPETGHRLGMLRTGHATFWVIYSVTADGFAVHNAYAHRMEVVGP; this comes from the coding sequence ATGGATCAGAGCGAACTGCGGCAGTGGGAGAACCGTTGCATCCAGGATGAGCCGGCACCGTGCGTGGCGGCCTGCCCCCTGCATGTGGATGCGCGTACCCTGATCGGACACGTGGCCGACGGCAACTGGACCAAGGCCCTGACCGTGTTGAACAAGACCATGCCCCTGGCCGGGATCCTGGGGCGCGTCTGTGATGCGCCGTGCCAGGCGGTCTGCAACCGCAGCAAGGTTGGCGACGCGATCCGTATCGCCGATTTGGAGCGGGCCTGTGTCGCGCATGCCGACCGTCCCCAGCGGGTGATGCCGCTACCGCAAAAACCAATCCGTGTGGCTGTGGTCGGCAGCGGGTTGAGCAGCCTGACCGTGGTCTGGGATCTGGGGCGCAAGGGGTATGCGGTGACCGTTTTCGAGGCTGGTGAAACCGTCGGTGCGGATCTGATCCGGGAGTATTCCCGGCGGCTGAGCGAAGAAGTGGTCGAGGCCGAAAAAGAGCGCCTGGCCCGGCTGGGGGTGAGGTTCGAAACCGGCGTCAACCCGGATCCAGAAGCGCTGATGCAATCCCATGCAGCCGTGTACGTCGGTTTGGACACCGCTTCTGCCGACGGCTGGAACATCGGCCGGGAAAAGTCGGCATCCTTTCGTTTTGCCGGTGATACCGGTCGGGATGGACGGTTCGCCGGTGGGGATCATGCCTCGCCGGTGTGGCGGGCGGCTTCGGGGCGCTGGTGCGCCACCTCCATGGACCGCTGGCTGCAGAAGGTCTCCATGGACGCCGGACGGGAAAAGGAAGGGCCATTCGAAACGCGCCTGATCACTCGCCTGGAAGGCGTGGTGCCGCTGCCGGCGGTGACCATGGCCGATCCGCAACGCGGGTTCGGCGACGCCGAGGCCCGGGCCGAGGCCGATCGCTGTCTGCAGTGCGAGTGCCTGGAATGCGTCAAGGTGTGCGCTTACCTGGAGAAGTTCGGCGGCTATCCGCGCACCTATGTGCGCGAGATCTACAACAACGAATCCATCGTCATGGGCGAGCGCAAATCCAACCGGCTGGTCAATTCGTGCAGCCTGTGCGGCTTGTGCGAAACGGTTTGTCCCAACGATTTTGCCATGCAGGACATCTGCCTGGCGGCCCGACAGAGCATGGTCGAGCGCGAAAAGATGCCGCCTTCGGCCCATGATTTCGCCCTCCGGGACATGGCGTTTTCCCAGAGTCCGGATTTCGCCATGGCCCGCCATGCTCCGGGGACGGACAACAGTTGCTACCTTTTTTTTCCCGGCTGTCAACTCTGCGCCTCGGCCCCCGGGCAGGTGCGGCGGGTGTACGATCACCTGCGCAGCGAGCTGTCCGGCGGGGTGGCCTTGATGCTGGGCTGCTGCGGCGCTCCGGCCCACTGGGCCGGCCAGCAGGCCCTGTTCAAGGAAGCGCTGGAACAGTGGCAGACCACCTGGGTCAGCCTGGGGCGGCCCCAGCCGATCGTGGCCTGTTCCAGCTGCCTGCAGATGTTTGCCCGCCATCTGCCGGAGGTGGATGCCATCAGTCTCTGGGAAGTTTTTGAAACCGCCGGTATTCCCGGCGTCATGAGACCCCGCATCGACGCCCCCCTGGCCATTCAGGATCCCTGCACGACCCGTGACGATCCCGGGGTCCAGGATGCGGTGCGTCAACTGCTCAGCTGGATCAATGTGCCCATCGAGCCCCTCGACCTGGAGCGCGAGCGCACCGAGTGCTGCGGTTTCGGCGGGCTCATGCAAAATGCCAACCCGGAGTTGGCCCGTGAGGTGGCCGAGCAACGTGGCCGGCGCAGTTCTCGGGATTACCTGGCCTACTGCGCCATGTGCCGGGACAACCTGGCGGCAACGGGCAAGCGGACCTGGCATCTGCTGGACCTTATTTTTCCGGACCCGGATCTTTCCGACCCGGCCGCACGCCCACGGCCCGGCTGGTCGTGTCGCCGGGAAAACCGTCAGCGTCTGAAAGAGGAACTTTGCCGGCAGGTGTGGGGTGATGCGCCAAACGGCAGCCAGGCGGAACCGTCTCTCCACATCCACCTGGAGCCCTCCGTCGAAGCCCTTTTGGATTCGCGCCGGATTCTGGAATCAGACGTTCAGCGGGTCATCCGGCACGCCGAAAACGATGGTGAGCGGTTTTTCAACCCTGAAACGGGGCATCGCTTGGGCATGCTGCGCACGGGCCATGCCACCTTCTGGGTGATTTATTCGGTGACTGCCGACGGTTTTGCGGTGCACAACGCTTACGCCCATCGCATGGAGGTGGTGGGACCATGA
- a CDS encoding molybdopterin-dependent aldehyde oxidoreductase, whose product MISRNIMLNGSNKVVIASEKDTLADILRAQLGLTGTKVGCGQGQCGACNVILDGKLVRSCITKLSRVAEGATVTTIEGLGTPDGLHPLQLAWIAHGCAQCGFCSPGFIVSAKVLLDENPNPTREAVRDWFQKHRNVCRCTGYKPLVDAVMDAAKVLRGEMAADELNFKIPEDGRIWGTKYPRPTAIAKVTGTLDYGADLGLKLPEDRLNLALVQAKISHANIKSIDTSEAEKMPGVFKVITHKDVPGKNRITGLITFPSNKGDGWERPILNDSKIFQYGDAIAIVCADTEHHAKDAAAAVKVDLEPLPEYMSAPAAMADDAIEIHPGTPNIYYIQKIAKGEETAPIFDAADVVVEDDFYVGRQPHLPIEPDVGFAYKNDDGKLVIHSKSIGLHLHAAMIAPGLGVELEDLIMVQNPTGGTFGYKFSPTMEVFVGVAALVTGRPCFLKYDYQQQQAYTGKRSPFFMNMRFAAGKDGKLLAMETDYSVDHGPYSEFGDLLTLRGTQFMGAGYDIPNIRGEGRTVCTNHAWGSAFRGYGAPQSEFASEVLMDELAEKLGVDPLELRYKNAYREGSTTPTGQAPEVYSLPEMIDKLRPKYTAALDKAKAESTDAIKKGVGISIGVYGCGLDGPDTSEAWAELNEDNTVTIFNCWEDHGQGADAGTLGVAYEALRVTGITPDRIRLVMNDTSKAPNSGVAGGSRSQVMTGQATKNAAEALAAGMKKPDGTFRDYAQMKADDMPVHYVGKWTAPARDCDENSQGEPFSVYMYGVFMAEVAVEIATGKTTVEKMTLVADVGSVNNRLVVDGQLYGGLAQGIGLALTEDYEDIKKHSTLAGAGVPYIKQIPDDMELIYVETPRKDGPFGAAGSGELPLTSPHAAVINGIYNACGVRITRLPALPEKVLAGLQAR is encoded by the coding sequence ATGATTTCTCGCAACATCATGTTGAATGGCAGCAACAAGGTTGTGATCGCATCGGAAAAGGACACCCTGGCCGATATCCTGCGGGCCCAGCTGGGATTGACCGGAACCAAGGTCGGTTGTGGCCAGGGACAGTGCGGAGCCTGTAACGTTATCCTGGATGGCAAACTGGTGCGCTCCTGCATCACCAAATTGTCACGGGTGGCCGAAGGGGCAACCGTGACCACCATCGAAGGGCTCGGCACCCCGGACGGACTGCATCCCCTGCAGTTGGCCTGGATCGCCCACGGATGTGCCCAGTGCGGTTTCTGCAGCCCCGGATTCATCGTCTCGGCAAAGGTGCTGTTGGATGAAAATCCCAACCCGACCCGTGAAGCGGTCCGCGACTGGTTCCAGAAACACCGCAATGTCTGCCGCTGCACCGGTTACAAGCCGTTGGTGGATGCGGTCATGGACGCGGCCAAGGTTCTGCGCGGCGAGATGGCCGCCGATGAACTGAATTTCAAGATCCCCGAGGACGGACGCATCTGGGGCACCAAATACCCCCGGCCCACGGCCATCGCCAAGGTTACCGGGACCCTGGATTATGGTGCTGACCTGGGCCTCAAGCTGCCCGAGGATCGTCTGAATCTGGCCCTGGTGCAGGCGAAAATTTCCCATGCCAACATTAAATCGATCGATACCTCCGAGGCGGAGAAGATGCCCGGCGTGTTCAAGGTGATCACCCACAAGGATGTGCCCGGGAAAAACCGCATCACCGGCCTGATCACCTTCCCGTCCAACAAGGGAGACGGCTGGGAACGGCCGATACTGAATGATTCCAAGATTTTCCAGTATGGTGATGCCATTGCCATCGTCTGCGCCGATACCGAACACCATGCCAAGGACGCGGCTGCCGCGGTCAAGGTGGACCTGGAGCCGTTGCCCGAGTACATGAGTGCGCCGGCGGCCATGGCCGACGACGCCATCGAAATCCATCCGGGAACGCCAAACATCTACTATATTCAGAAGATCGCCAAGGGGGAAGAGACCGCTCCGATTTTCGATGCCGCCGATGTGGTGGTGGAGGACGACTTTTACGTGGGCCGTCAGCCGCACCTGCCCATCGAACCGGACGTGGGTTTTGCCTACAAAAACGACGACGGCAAACTGGTGATCCACTCCAAGTCCATCGGCCTGCACCTGCATGCGGCCATGATCGCCCCCGGTTTAGGTGTGGAACTGGAAGACCTGATCATGGTTCAGAACCCCACCGGCGGCACTTTTGGCTACAAGTTCAGCCCCACCATGGAGGTCTTCGTGGGTGTGGCTGCCCTGGTCACCGGCCGGCCCTGCTTCCTTAAATACGACTACCAGCAACAGCAGGCTTACACCGGCAAGCGTTCGCCCTTCTTCATGAACATGCGCTTCGCCGCCGGCAAGGATGGCAAACTGCTGGCCATGGAGACCGACTACAGCGTGGATCATGGCCCCTATTCGGAGTTCGGCGACCTGTTGACCCTGCGCGGCACCCAGTTCATGGGGGCGGGTTACGACATCCCCAATATTCGCGGCGAGGGGCGCACCGTCTGCACCAACCATGCCTGGGGGTCGGCTTTCCGGGGATATGGTGCGCCCCAGAGCGAATTCGCCTCCGAGGTCCTTATGGATGAACTGGCCGAGAAGCTGGGCGTCGACCCCCTGGAACTGCGCTACAAGAATGCCTACCGCGAAGGGTCCACCACCCCCACGGGCCAGGCACCGGAGGTCTATTCGCTGCCGGAAATGATCGACAAGCTGCGTCCGAAATACACCGCCGCCCTGGACAAAGCCAAGGCCGAATCCACCGATGCGATCAAAAAAGGCGTGGGCATTTCCATCGGTGTTTACGGCTGCGGTCTGGACGGGCCGGACACCTCCGAAGCCTGGGCAGAACTCAATGAGGATAATACGGTCACCATCTTCAACTGCTGGGAGGATCATGGTCAGGGCGCCGATGCCGGAACCCTGGGGGTGGCCTACGAGGCCCTGCGGGTGACCGGGATTACGCCGGACCGCATCCGCCTGGTGATGAACGATACCAGCAAGGCGCCCAATTCCGGGGTGGCCGGCGGAAGCCGCAGCCAGGTGATGACCGGGCAGGCCACCAAAAACGCGGCTGAGGCACTGGCGGCGGGGATGAAGAAGCCGGACGGCACTTTTCGCGATTATGCCCAGATGAAGGCCGACGACATGCCGGTGCACTATGTGGGTAAGTGGACCGCTCCGGCCCGGGATTGCGACGAGAATAGCCAGGGTGAACCCTTTTCCGTCTATATGTACGGTGTTTTCATGGCCGAGGTGGCCGTGGAGATCGCCACCGGTAAAACCACCGTGGAGAAAATGACCCTGGTGGCGGATGTGGGATCGGTCAACAACCGCCTGGTGGTGGACGGCCAGCTCTACGGCGGTCTGGCCCAGGGCATCGGCCTGGCCCTGACCGAGGATTACGAGGACATCAAGAAGCATTCCACCCTGGCCGGCGCGGGGGTCCCGTATATCAAGCAGATCCCCGATGACATGGAACTGATCTATGTGGAAACCCCGCGCAAGGATGGACCCTTCGGTGCTGCCGGGTCGGGTGAACTTCCCCTGACCAGCCCGCATGCGGCGGTGATCAACGGCATTTACAACGCCTGCGGCGTGCGCATCACCCGTCTGCCGGCCCTGCCCGAGAAGGTGCTGGCCGGGTTGCAGGCCAGGTAG
- a CDS encoding 5'-nucleotidase C-terminal domain-containing protein, whose amino-acid sequence MKPRILIGIILLLTGVMSNACTVADHKAHNARERIKILHINDVHSHLESGSIDLKIAGIDTACEVGGMGRVAAIIADLRANNDNTLVLHAGDAVQGTYYYTLFNGEADARVMNAIGFDAMTIGNHEFDDGDEWLAGFIERLDAPVISANIDVADGNILNGRFSPYVIKRVAGKDIGIVGITIAAKTKASSQPSDAVTFHDEAASLRAAVDALKALGIGRIVVLSHYGYRNAIALAGQVGDIDVIVDGDSHTLLGDFSMYGLRTDGAYPTMASNADGDAVCIVQAWEYSKVLGELDVTFAGDVVDHCSGTPHLILGDTFMRENTGGQADAVKGADLSALQAVIDQDRKLDGVADDTAVAEIIAGYAEKMGLLANTVIGKAGEDLLHGRVPGKIEDGVVLQRGSDIAPLVAQAFYVQDPNADISIQNAGGVRISLRAGDMTYDTAYTLLPFSNTLFEIRLYGTEIRQVLEDAIENIAQGGSTGSFPYCYGLKFDVDATQAYGSRVSNLEVRDRTTGTYSDLGDDTMYVVVTNDYTAAGRDGYDTFATVQERRGRGTDTYLDYAMSFVNHVRSLTAAGKPLVKLPAADHCIKSYIPTTATGDNL is encoded by the coding sequence ATGAAGCCGCGCATTCTGATCGGGATCATTTTATTGCTCACTGGTGTGATGTCGAACGCCTGTACGGTGGCCGACCATAAGGCTCATAACGCCCGTGAAAGAATAAAAATCCTGCATATCAACGATGTTCACTCCCATCTGGAGAGCGGCAGCATCGATCTGAAGATCGCAGGTATCGATACCGCGTGCGAAGTCGGTGGGATGGGGCGGGTGGCAGCCATAATCGCCGATCTCAGGGCAAACAACGACAACACCCTCGTGCTGCATGCCGGGGATGCCGTGCAGGGGACGTATTACTATACCCTGTTCAATGGTGAGGCAGATGCCAGGGTGATGAACGCCATCGGTTTCGATGCGATGACCATCGGCAATCACGAATTTGACGACGGCGACGAATGGCTGGCCGGTTTTATTGAACGTCTTGATGCGCCCGTGATCAGTGCCAATATCGACGTGGCCGACGGCAATATCCTCAACGGGCGATTTTCGCCCTATGTCATCAAGCGGGTTGCCGGCAAGGATATCGGCATTGTCGGCATAACGATTGCCGCCAAAACCAAGGCGTCCTCGCAGCCGAGTGATGCGGTGACGTTTCACGATGAAGCGGCATCGTTAAGGGCGGCCGTCGATGCATTGAAAGCACTCGGAATCGGGCGGATTGTGGTGCTCAGCCACTATGGCTATCGGAACGCCATTGCCCTTGCCGGTCAGGTCGGCGATATCGACGTGATAGTCGATGGTGACTCCCACACCCTGCTTGGCGATTTCAGCATGTATGGCCTGCGGACCGACGGCGCTTATCCGACCATGGCAAGCAACGCGGACGGCGATGCGGTGTGCATTGTCCAGGCCTGGGAGTACAGCAAGGTTTTGGGGGAACTGGATGTCACTTTTGCCGGCGATGTTGTCGACCACTGCAGCGGTACGCCGCATCTGATCCTGGGAGACACCTTCATGCGTGAGAATACGGGAGGCCAGGCCGATGCCGTGAAAGGGGCCGATCTTTCCGCGCTGCAGGCGGTGATTGATCAGGACAGGAAACTGGATGGGGTCGCAGACGATACGGCGGTTGCCGAAATTATCGCCGGTTATGCAGAAAAAATGGGTCTCCTTGCCAATACGGTGATTGGCAAAGCCGGCGAAGATCTCCTTCATGGCCGCGTGCCAGGAAAAATTGAAGATGGTGTCGTCCTTCAGCGGGGCAGCGATATCGCTCCGCTGGTGGCCCAGGCGTTTTACGTGCAGGATCCCAATGCCGACATCAGTATCCAGAACGCCGGCGGGGTGCGCATCAGCCTGCGTGCCGGGGACATGACCTACGACACGGCCTACACGCTGCTGCCCTTTTCCAATACTCTGTTTGAGATCAGGCTGTATGGTACCGAGATCCGGCAGGTGCTTGAGGACGCCATTGAAAATATCGCCCAGGGGGGCTCGACCGGTTCCTTTCCCTATTGCTATGGATTGAAGTTTGACGTCGATGCCACCCAGGCGTACGGCAGCCGTGTCAGCAACCTGGAAGTCAGGGACCGGACCACCGGGACGTATTCGGATCTGGGCGACGACACCATGTATGTCGTCGTCACCAACGATTATACTGCCGCCGGTCGTGACGGTTACGACACCTTTGCCACCGTTCAGGAACGGCGGGGCAGGGGAACGGACACGTACCTCGATTATGCCATGTCTTTCGTCAACCACGTGCGGAGTTTGACCGCGGCCGGAAAGCCGCTGGTGAAACTGCCGGCGGCGGATCATTGCATCAAAAGCTATATCCCCACGACGGCGACCGGCGACAATTTGTAA
- a CDS encoding NupC/NupG family nucleoside CNT transporter, with product MMQMVQSGIGLLALLAVAYLFSENRKTIHWRTVGYAVGLQGLLAIILLKVPVTRHLFLMLNVLVNALEKALQEGTAMVFGYLGGGALPFSGTGASTYIFAFRGLPMVLLASALSALLFYWRILPWIVRGVAWLLRRTLGIGGAEGLANAANIFIGMVEAPLFIRPYVADISRGELFSIMTCGMATIAGTVMVLYAGVLKPVVPDAMGHLLTASIISAPAAIALARIMVPTVPEARTEASITIPVPADSAMEAITNGTLDGVKLLINIIAMLVVLVALVGLVNIALGWLPDMGGTPLTLQRLLGILMAPVMWLIGIPWSECMTAGSLMGTKTVLNEFLAYLEMAHLDPSALSARSRLILTYAMCGFANPGSLGIMLGGLGAMAPERRNEIVQLGARSILAGILATCMTGTMVGMLTG from the coding sequence ATGATGCAAATGGTTCAAAGTGGAATCGGGCTCCTTGCGCTGTTGGCAGTAGCCTATCTGTTTTCGGAAAATCGCAAAACCATTCATTGGCGAACCGTCGGATATGCTGTCGGGTTGCAGGGACTGTTGGCCATTATTCTTCTCAAGGTGCCGGTGACCCGGCATCTCTTCCTCATGCTGAATGTTCTCGTCAATGCGTTGGAAAAAGCCCTTCAGGAGGGGACAGCCATGGTTTTCGGCTACCTGGGAGGGGGCGCCCTCCCCTTTTCCGGGACAGGTGCCAGCACCTATATTTTCGCTTTTCGAGGTCTTCCCATGGTGCTTCTGGCCAGTGCCCTGAGCGCGCTGCTGTTCTACTGGCGGATTCTGCCCTGGATCGTTCGCGGCGTTGCCTGGCTTCTGCGTCGAACCCTGGGTATCGGCGGCGCCGAGGGCCTGGCCAACGCCGCCAACATCTTCATCGGCATGGTGGAAGCCCCCCTGTTCATCCGCCCCTATGTGGCGGACATCTCCCGCGGGGAGCTGTTTTCGATTATGACCTGCGGCATGGCCACCATTGCCGGGACCGTGATGGTGCTTTACGCGGGCGTCCTGAAACCGGTCGTGCCCGATGCCATGGGGCATCTGCTGACGGCCTCCATCATCAGCGCCCCGGCCGCCATCGCCCTGGCCCGAATCATGGTTCCGACCGTTCCGGAAGCGAGAACCGAGGCGTCCATCACCATTCCCGTGCCCGCCGACAGCGCCATGGAGGCGATTACCAACGGCACTCTGGACGGCGTGAAACTGTTGATCAACATCATCGCCATGCTGGTGGTGCTGGTCGCCCTGGTGGGACTGGTCAACATCGCCCTGGGTTGGCTGCCGGACATGGGCGGGACGCCGTTGACCCTCCAGCGCCTGCTGGGGATTCTCATGGCGCCGGTCATGTGGTTGATCGGCATCCCCTGGAGCGAATGCATGACCGCCGGCAGCCTCATGGGCACCAAAACCGTGCTCAACGAATTCCTCGCCTATCTGGAGATGGCCCATCTCGACCCCAGCGCCCTTTCGGCGCGCAGCCGTCTGATTCTGACCTATGCCATGTGCGGGTTTGCCAACCCGGGATCACTGGGAATCATGCTGGGGGGATTGGGGGCCATGGCCCCTGAACGCCGCAACGAAATTGTTCAACTGGGCGCCCGCTCGATTCTTGCCGGAATCCTGGCCACCTGCATGACCGGAACCATGGTAGGGATGCTCACCGGCTGA
- a CDS encoding DUF4198 domain-containing protein encodes MREKCIRLSGALLVLSLLIVSPLPAHEFIVKPVTMTPHPGQQLPFSVISAHVFMVSEEMEPAEQVVMALNRDGKTTPLTLVKNPTLMTLDGSMELADEGTYLLCGHRKGVIWTNTTQGWKQASKKGLSNVISSGKYEKFCKTLINVGHPDDGYKKTVGHALEIVPLDDPAALSPGDEGRFQVLFKGAPLSSAVYASYDGFSSHPNTWAYMTETDENGVAHIKLHHEGCWMIRVENKIKQATKDYDVHVMRAVLVFNVK; translated from the coding sequence ATGAGAGAAAAGTGTATCCGGCTGTCTGGCGCCCTGCTCGTTTTATCCCTGCTGATCGTCAGTCCCCTCCCGGCCCATGAATTCATTGTCAAACCCGTGACCATGACGCCGCACCCGGGCCAACAGCTTCCTTTCAGCGTCATTTCCGCCCACGTATTTATGGTCAGCGAGGAAATGGAACCGGCAGAACAGGTCGTGATGGCTCTGAACCGGGATGGCAAGACAACGCCGCTGACTCTCGTTAAAAACCCCACCCTCATGACCCTTGATGGATCCATGGAGCTGGCGGATGAGGGCACCTATCTGTTATGCGGGCACCGCAAAGGGGTGATCTGGACGAATACAACCCAGGGATGGAAACAGGCCAGCAAAAAAGGGCTGAGCAACGTCATTTCCAGTGGAAAATATGAAAAATTCTGTAAGACCCTGATCAACGTCGGTCATCCGGATGATGGATACAAGAAAACCGTCGGCCACGCATTGGAGATTGTCCCCCTGGATGACCCGGCGGCCCTGTCGCCCGGGGATGAAGGCCGTTTTCAGGTTTTGTTCAAGGGGGCGCCCTTGTCTTCAGCCGTTTATGCCTCCTATGACGGATTCAGCTCACATCCCAATACCTGGGCTTATATGACCGAAACCGATGAAAACGGTGTGGCCCATATCAAATTACATCATGAGGGGTGCTGGATGATCCGTGTAGAGAACAAAATCAAACAGGCCACCAAGGACTATGACGTTCATGTCATGCGGGCCGTTCTGGTATTTAACGTAAAATGA
- a CDS encoding substrate-binding periplasmic protein gives MSQPVNLQPGVLDPSGRRMGNLLKIIKTACFCCVLFFSRSAFVFPAQTDPLLVMAFNHTISKPWKWKKNGEYVGPFIDVMNQVADRSGFRVALKPLPWKRALMAMDAGLVDGSFGGYKTPEREAFAVFLDMPIGWSILSIYVRAGEEFPFGKVEDLYGKEIGIVRGYTTSPEFDAAVHQKKIHIEETSNYVGLIRMLNAHRIEGIVGATSTIQAHLIDMGWADKFGRLPNPITEPKPIYICISKNSKIPHREKIIARMNQAMMDMAKEAAFEKIAQKYDYDKCVVFGCIPKTR, from the coding sequence TTGTCGCAACCGGTTAATCTGCAACCTGGCGTTCTTGATCCATCCGGAAGAAGAATGGGAAACTTATTGAAAATAATAAAAACAGCATGTTTTTGTTGTGTTTTGTTCTTTTCCCGATCAGCCTTTGTTTTTCCCGCCCAAACCGATCCGTTGTTGGTAATGGCATTCAATCACACCATTTCTAAGCCATGGAAATGGAAGAAGAACGGAGAGTATGTCGGCCCCTTTATTGATGTCATGAATCAGGTTGCCGATCGCAGTGGGTTCAGGGTTGCATTAAAACCCTTGCCATGGAAAAGAGCCCTGATGGCGATGGACGCCGGATTGGTTGACGGTTCTTTTGGCGGTTACAAAACACCTGAACGCGAAGCCTTTGCCGTATTTTTGGATATGCCTATCGGCTGGTCGATTTTATCGATTTATGTCAGGGCAGGAGAGGAATTCCCATTTGGTAAAGTCGAGGATCTCTACGGTAAAGAAATTGGCATTGTCCGCGGTTATACAACCAGTCCTGAATTTGATGCGGCGGTTCACCAGAAAAAAATCCATATTGAAGAAACAAGCAATTATGTTGGTCTGATAAGAATGCTGAATGCGCATCGGATAGAAGGGATTGTGGGGGCAACGTCAACGATCCAGGCGCATCTTATCGATATGGGGTGGGCTGATAAGTTTGGTAGGTTGCCGAATCCGATCACAGAGCCTAAGCCAATTTACATTTGTATTTCTAAAAACTCAAAAATTCCGCACCGGGAGAAAATTATCGCCCGAATGAATCAGGCAATGATGGATATGGCAAAGGAAGCTGCTTTTGAGAAAATTGCGCAAAAATATGATTATGACAAGTGCGTTGTTTTTGGTTGCATTCCAAAAACAAGGTAG